GATGAAGTCGGTATGGCTTGTCGACGACGAGACTGTCTGGGTCGCCGACAATTACATGGAAAAGACTCTTGCAAACCTGAAGGAGAACGCAAGGGCGGCGATATTCCTCTGGGGCCCGGAGACGAAGGGGTGCCTCCAGGTCAAGGGCGATGTCGAGGTCCTCACCTCGGGCCCGGACTACGAGAAGATGCGGGCGATGGTGAAGGCGAAGTCGGAGAAGTACCCGGCCAAGTCCCTGATCAGGATCCGGATCACCGACGTCTTCACCTGCTCGCCCGGCGACGGGGCAGGGAAGAAGGTGCTGTGAGGAGAGAGTCTCTCTTTTTTTTCCTTCTCATAATGAGAGATAGGGAATCCCAGGTCATGATCACCTATGTGACAGGGACCATAGGATTTTCACCCTGTGCCGCTCAGCAACTGAGTATAGATCCGGTTGAACATGTAGTTCTTGAAGAGCAGGGCAAATGCATCGTCGTCGTTGATCTTTTTGAAGATCTCCTTGTTGGTGGAGAGCATCTCGACCAGA
This portion of the Methanoculleus sp. 7T genome encodes:
- a CDS encoding pyridoxamine 5'-phosphate oxidase family protein; protein product: MVKLTPEMKEAFSKAPVYPLATASKAGEPNVVPMKSVWLVDDETVWVADNYMEKTLANLKENARAAIFLWGPETKGCLQVKGDVEVLTSGPDYEKMRAMVKAKSEKYPAKSLIRIRITDVFTCSPGDGAGKKVL